Proteins from a genomic interval of Bombus affinis isolate iyBomAffi1 chromosome 14, iyBomAffi1.2, whole genome shotgun sequence:
- the LOC126924241 gene encoding GDNF-inducible zinc finger protein 1-like isoform X3 — protein MLSCKAHGCLSNENTKIDGKDILLFCFPQETDRRNEWFKNCQLNENTESDKMLYLCELHFDKTCFTDSMELISNAVPTIFTKLDEGQRKRKAEDELRCRSSTIPSIKQKKLDSDSHSPVTPPQSPCNQLENNDKMNGEEKMDICSDHEISLNESVDIKPELYQKVAIEKKLYRLTIQIDKIYGKPCPRSKKLRMLAQLTKGSQRFSENMYNINQGNQSLEKVRKKEICKEGGCKLKKSIYDSKPAFQCEYCDKYYVMKQSDDQVERNICTMCHQTFSSSQSLYLHTKTHFVCDMCQTECSSQVTYDKHIRLHVSTDPLHPYKCHQCTETFELKEDVRQHYLIVHPTIQLQNTILQVTAPSLTQQISQREHRCISCNITFRNEQAYRNHINSHKKKEGLRCNIGDSTNNVFPVPNPLTGSQIGILRAVKFSCRVCSMEFDNVGEVDKHTRTHLEKDSEEEHKCNICKKLFKTSIQLNEHLKYHLSRAHSCP, from the exons ATGTTATCTTGCAAAGCACACGGTTGTCTTTCAAATGAAAATACGAAAATTGATGGtaaagatattttattattttgttttccTCAAGAAACTGA TCGAAGAAATGAATGGTTTAAGAACTGTCAATTGAATGAAAATACTGAAAGTGATAAGATGCTCTACCTCTGTGAATTGCACTTTGATAAAACATGTTTTACTGATTCAATGGAATTAATTTCTAATGCTGTCCCAACTATTTTTACCAAATTAGATG AAGGCCAAAGAAAACGTAAAGCCGAAGATGAACTCAGGTGTAGATCATCTACAATTCCATCAATAAAGCAGAAAAAGTTGGATAGCGATTCTCATAGCCCTGTGACTCCGCCACAAAGTCCTTGCAATCAATTAGAAAAT AATGATAAAATGAATGGAGAAGAGAAAATGGACATATGTTCTGATCATGAGATATCATTAAATGAATCTGTTGATATAAAACCAGAATTGTATCAGAAAGTGGCAATAGAAAAGAAACTATATCGTTTAACGATACAAATAGATAAAATATATGGGAAGCCATGTCCAAGATCAAAAAAACTCAGAATGTTGGCACAGCTAACAAAAGGAAGCCAACGATTCTCAgagaatatgtataatattaatcaAGGAAATCAGTCTCTAGAAAAAGttaggaaaaaagaaatttgtaaAGAAGGTGGATGTAAATTGAAAAAGTCAATTTACGATTCAAAGCCAGCATTTCAATGTGAATACTGTGATAAATATTATGTAATGAAACAAAGTGATGACCAAGTGGAGAGAAATATTTGTACCATGTGTCATCAAACTTTTTCATCTTCACAATCTCTGTATCTTCATACTAAAACTCATTTTGTATGTGATATGTGCCAAACTGAATGTAGCTCACAAGTGACTTATGATAAGCATATAAGATTACATGTCAGTACCGATCCATTGCATCCATATAAGTGTCATCAGTGTACAGAAACGTTTGAACTTAAGGAAGATGTGAGGCAACATTATCTAATCGTTCATCCTACTATACAATTACAAAACACAATTCTGCAAGTGACTGCACCATCTTTGACACAGCAAATATCTCAACGAGAACACCGTTGTATTAGTTGTAACATTACGTTTAGAAATGAACAAGCCTACAG gaATCATATAAATTCCCATAAAAAGAAAGAGGGACTGAGGTGCAATATTGGTGATAGTACCAACAATGTATTTCCAGTACCTAATCCATTAACTGGTAGCCAAATAGGTATTCTTCGAGCTGTAAAATTCAGTTGTAGAGTATGTTCAATGGAATTTGATAACGTCGGTGAAGTTGATAAACATACTAGAACTCATTTGGAAAAAGATAGTGAGGAAGAGCACAAGTGTAATATCTGTAAAAAACTGTTTAAAACGAGCATACAACTCAACGAACATTTAAAGTACCACCTGTCCCGTGCACATTCTTGTCCC TGA
- the LOC126924241 gene encoding GDNF-inducible zinc finger protein 1-like isoform X2, producing the protein MLSCKAHGCLSNENTKIDGKDILLFCFPQETDRRNEWFKNCQLNENTESDKMLYLCELHFDKTCFTDSMELISNAVPTIFTKLDGQRKRKAEDELRCRSSTIPSIKQKKLDSDSHSPVTPPQSPCNQLENNDKMNGEEKMDICSDHEISLNESVDIKPELYQKVAIEKKLYRLTIQIDKIYGKPCPRSKKLRMLAQLTKGSQRFSENMYNINQGNQSLEKVRKKEICKEGGCKLKKSIYDSKPAFQCEYCDKYYVMKQSDDQVERNICTMCHQTFSSSQSLYLHTKTHFVCDMCQTECSSQVTYDKHIRLHVSTDPLHPYKCHQCTETFELKEDVRQHYLIVHPTIQLQNTILQVTAPSLTQQISQREHRCISCNITFRNEQAYRNHINSHKKKEGLRCNIGDSTNNVFPVPNPLTGSQIGILRAVKFSCRVCSMEFDNVGEVDKHTRTHLEKDSEEEHKCNICKKLFKTSIQLNEHLKYHLSRAHSCPVCSKTFINRTTLKIHLKTHGES; encoded by the exons ATGTTATCTTGCAAAGCACACGGTTGTCTTTCAAATGAAAATACGAAAATTGATGGtaaagatattttattattttgttttccTCAAGAAACTGA TCGAAGAAATGAATGGTTTAAGAACTGTCAATTGAATGAAAATACTGAAAGTGATAAGATGCTCTACCTCTGTGAATTGCACTTTGATAAAACATGTTTTACTGATTCAATGGAATTAATTTCTAATGCTGTCCCAACTATTTTTACCAAATTAGATG GCCAAAGAAAACGTAAAGCCGAAGATGAACTCAGGTGTAGATCATCTACAATTCCATCAATAAAGCAGAAAAAGTTGGATAGCGATTCTCATAGCCCTGTGACTCCGCCACAAAGTCCTTGCAATCAATTAGAAAAT AATGATAAAATGAATGGAGAAGAGAAAATGGACATATGTTCTGATCATGAGATATCATTAAATGAATCTGTTGATATAAAACCAGAATTGTATCAGAAAGTGGCAATAGAAAAGAAACTATATCGTTTAACGATACAAATAGATAAAATATATGGGAAGCCATGTCCAAGATCAAAAAAACTCAGAATGTTGGCACAGCTAACAAAAGGAAGCCAACGATTCTCAgagaatatgtataatattaatcaAGGAAATCAGTCTCTAGAAAAAGttaggaaaaaagaaatttgtaaAGAAGGTGGATGTAAATTGAAAAAGTCAATTTACGATTCAAAGCCAGCATTTCAATGTGAATACTGTGATAAATATTATGTAATGAAACAAAGTGATGACCAAGTGGAGAGAAATATTTGTACCATGTGTCATCAAACTTTTTCATCTTCACAATCTCTGTATCTTCATACTAAAACTCATTTTGTATGTGATATGTGCCAAACTGAATGTAGCTCACAAGTGACTTATGATAAGCATATAAGATTACATGTCAGTACCGATCCATTGCATCCATATAAGTGTCATCAGTGTACAGAAACGTTTGAACTTAAGGAAGATGTGAGGCAACATTATCTAATCGTTCATCCTACTATACAATTACAAAACACAATTCTGCAAGTGACTGCACCATCTTTGACACAGCAAATATCTCAACGAGAACACCGTTGTATTAGTTGTAACATTACGTTTAGAAATGAACAAGCCTACAG gaATCATATAAATTCCCATAAAAAGAAAGAGGGACTGAGGTGCAATATTGGTGATAGTACCAACAATGTATTTCCAGTACCTAATCCATTAACTGGTAGCCAAATAGGTATTCTTCGAGCTGTAAAATTCAGTTGTAGAGTATGTTCAATGGAATTTGATAACGTCGGTGAAGTTGATAAACATACTAGAACTCATTTGGAAAAAGATAGTGAGGAAGAGCACAAGTGTAATATCTGTAAAAAACTGTTTAAAACGAGCATACAACTCAACGAACATTTAAAGTACCACCTGTCCCGTGCACATTCTTGTCCCGTATGTTCCAAAACTTTTATTAACAGAACTAccttaaaaatacatttaaaaacGCACGGTGAATCGTAA
- the LOC126924241 gene encoding GDNF-inducible zinc finger protein 1-like isoform X1 — translation MLSCKAHGCLSNENTKIDGKDILLFCFPQETDRRNEWFKNCQLNENTESDKMLYLCELHFDKTCFTDSMELISNAVPTIFTKLDEGQRKRKAEDELRCRSSTIPSIKQKKLDSDSHSPVTPPQSPCNQLENNDKMNGEEKMDICSDHEISLNESVDIKPELYQKVAIEKKLYRLTIQIDKIYGKPCPRSKKLRMLAQLTKGSQRFSENMYNINQGNQSLEKVRKKEICKEGGCKLKKSIYDSKPAFQCEYCDKYYVMKQSDDQVERNICTMCHQTFSSSQSLYLHTKTHFVCDMCQTECSSQVTYDKHIRLHVSTDPLHPYKCHQCTETFELKEDVRQHYLIVHPTIQLQNTILQVTAPSLTQQISQREHRCISCNITFRNEQAYRNHINSHKKKEGLRCNIGDSTNNVFPVPNPLTGSQIGILRAVKFSCRVCSMEFDNVGEVDKHTRTHLEKDSEEEHKCNICKKLFKTSIQLNEHLKYHLSRAHSCPVCSKTFINRTTLKIHLKTHGES, via the exons ATGTTATCTTGCAAAGCACACGGTTGTCTTTCAAATGAAAATACGAAAATTGATGGtaaagatattttattattttgttttccTCAAGAAACTGA TCGAAGAAATGAATGGTTTAAGAACTGTCAATTGAATGAAAATACTGAAAGTGATAAGATGCTCTACCTCTGTGAATTGCACTTTGATAAAACATGTTTTACTGATTCAATGGAATTAATTTCTAATGCTGTCCCAACTATTTTTACCAAATTAGATG AAGGCCAAAGAAAACGTAAAGCCGAAGATGAACTCAGGTGTAGATCATCTACAATTCCATCAATAAAGCAGAAAAAGTTGGATAGCGATTCTCATAGCCCTGTGACTCCGCCACAAAGTCCTTGCAATCAATTAGAAAAT AATGATAAAATGAATGGAGAAGAGAAAATGGACATATGTTCTGATCATGAGATATCATTAAATGAATCTGTTGATATAAAACCAGAATTGTATCAGAAAGTGGCAATAGAAAAGAAACTATATCGTTTAACGATACAAATAGATAAAATATATGGGAAGCCATGTCCAAGATCAAAAAAACTCAGAATGTTGGCACAGCTAACAAAAGGAAGCCAACGATTCTCAgagaatatgtataatattaatcaAGGAAATCAGTCTCTAGAAAAAGttaggaaaaaagaaatttgtaaAGAAGGTGGATGTAAATTGAAAAAGTCAATTTACGATTCAAAGCCAGCATTTCAATGTGAATACTGTGATAAATATTATGTAATGAAACAAAGTGATGACCAAGTGGAGAGAAATATTTGTACCATGTGTCATCAAACTTTTTCATCTTCACAATCTCTGTATCTTCATACTAAAACTCATTTTGTATGTGATATGTGCCAAACTGAATGTAGCTCACAAGTGACTTATGATAAGCATATAAGATTACATGTCAGTACCGATCCATTGCATCCATATAAGTGTCATCAGTGTACAGAAACGTTTGAACTTAAGGAAGATGTGAGGCAACATTATCTAATCGTTCATCCTACTATACAATTACAAAACACAATTCTGCAAGTGACTGCACCATCTTTGACACAGCAAATATCTCAACGAGAACACCGTTGTATTAGTTGTAACATTACGTTTAGAAATGAACAAGCCTACAG gaATCATATAAATTCCCATAAAAAGAAAGAGGGACTGAGGTGCAATATTGGTGATAGTACCAACAATGTATTTCCAGTACCTAATCCATTAACTGGTAGCCAAATAGGTATTCTTCGAGCTGTAAAATTCAGTTGTAGAGTATGTTCAATGGAATTTGATAACGTCGGTGAAGTTGATAAACATACTAGAACTCATTTGGAAAAAGATAGTGAGGAAGAGCACAAGTGTAATATCTGTAAAAAACTGTTTAAAACGAGCATACAACTCAACGAACATTTAAAGTACCACCTGTCCCGTGCACATTCTTGTCCCGTATGTTCCAAAACTTTTATTAACAGAACTAccttaaaaatacatttaaaaacGCACGGTGAATCGTAA
- the LOC126924241 gene encoding zinc finger protein 425-like isoform X4 yields the protein MLSCKAHGCLSNENTKIDGKDILLFCFPQETDRRNEWFKNCQLNENTESDKMLYLCELHFDKTCFTDSMELISNAVPTIFTKLDEGQRKRKAEDELRCRSSTIPSIKQKKLDSDSHSPVTPPQSPCNQLENNDKMNGEEKMDICSDHEISLNESVDIKPELYQKVAIEKKLYRLTIQIDKIYGKPCPRSKKLRMLAQLTKGSQRFSENMYNINQGNQSLEKVRKKEICKEGGCKLKKSIYDSKPAFQCEYCDKYYVMKQSDDQVERNICTMCHQTFSSSQSLYLHTKTHFVCDMCQTECSSQVTYDKHIRLHVSTDPLHPYKCHQCTETFELKEDVRQHYLIVHPTIQLQNTILQVTAPSLTQQISQREHRCISCNITFRNEQAYRNHINSHKKKEGLRCNIGDSTNNVFPVPNPLTGSQIVTVT from the exons ATGTTATCTTGCAAAGCACACGGTTGTCTTTCAAATGAAAATACGAAAATTGATGGtaaagatattttattattttgttttccTCAAGAAACTGA TCGAAGAAATGAATGGTTTAAGAACTGTCAATTGAATGAAAATACTGAAAGTGATAAGATGCTCTACCTCTGTGAATTGCACTTTGATAAAACATGTTTTACTGATTCAATGGAATTAATTTCTAATGCTGTCCCAACTATTTTTACCAAATTAGATG AAGGCCAAAGAAAACGTAAAGCCGAAGATGAACTCAGGTGTAGATCATCTACAATTCCATCAATAAAGCAGAAAAAGTTGGATAGCGATTCTCATAGCCCTGTGACTCCGCCACAAAGTCCTTGCAATCAATTAGAAAAT AATGATAAAATGAATGGAGAAGAGAAAATGGACATATGTTCTGATCATGAGATATCATTAAATGAATCTGTTGATATAAAACCAGAATTGTATCAGAAAGTGGCAATAGAAAAGAAACTATATCGTTTAACGATACAAATAGATAAAATATATGGGAAGCCATGTCCAAGATCAAAAAAACTCAGAATGTTGGCACAGCTAACAAAAGGAAGCCAACGATTCTCAgagaatatgtataatattaatcaAGGAAATCAGTCTCTAGAAAAAGttaggaaaaaagaaatttgtaaAGAAGGTGGATGTAAATTGAAAAAGTCAATTTACGATTCAAAGCCAGCATTTCAATGTGAATACTGTGATAAATATTATGTAATGAAACAAAGTGATGACCAAGTGGAGAGAAATATTTGTACCATGTGTCATCAAACTTTTTCATCTTCACAATCTCTGTATCTTCATACTAAAACTCATTTTGTATGTGATATGTGCCAAACTGAATGTAGCTCACAAGTGACTTATGATAAGCATATAAGATTACATGTCAGTACCGATCCATTGCATCCATATAAGTGTCATCAGTGTACAGAAACGTTTGAACTTAAGGAAGATGTGAGGCAACATTATCTAATCGTTCATCCTACTATACAATTACAAAACACAATTCTGCAAGTGACTGCACCATCTTTGACACAGCAAATATCTCAACGAGAACACCGTTGTATTAGTTGTAACATTACGTTTAGAAATGAACAAGCCTACAG gaATCATATAAATTCCCATAAAAAGAAAGAGGGACTGAGGTGCAATATTGGTGATAGTACCAACAATGTATTTCCAGTACCTAATCCATTAACTGGTAGCCAAATAG TGACCGTAACATAA
- the LOC126924240 gene encoding uncharacterized protein LOC126924240: MINESFYKNVFLLMQVVPASYECTIHFKKGMFDKPNTTGFIHTSHYLLSVHNAKRFKKMVTWPILNKMDEKRYRMEIREYFAVLANENPDINFPSVLMSHLLQAGGKKILILMWKISEISLKAYISKTCKIELLQAPNIGDSKHIVQTYFTIKNIEKDNTISKFHKNTKLSLKSFEQYMRCNAIELIKVQTAIFEVKSNIEKLIPKLPVNSLIAKRLIDIDDAEIINSWKRSVAQNIKFLNQKYLKLKKLQTFSSTLQNLISNLCINCIFLDGRNLQKINSETLLLYSSNNIQLGNGLYIKGCLVFKILLSRFDQMLKQIKYYLKVDKSSDLLNCDKEIIQHCKKVKSLEESFEELMKQVSNNLYDVQHSLQKKPINYTLDEDILNFMGLDTILNSPELNLCTEYIWEEKIANQILVSPIEGKYKYLFKRHKCNIPFGRPTRYQVNDSLESVTPNWESPQKQLVYQTTSVNRLNVSPKYSRLFSTSDRKKNYLKNNNAASTPNRSIIPKKSSIQTSNTQQINIDAAIKDIFDLSCKIADVVVSMSKS, from the exons ATGATTAATgaatcattttataaaaatgtatttttacttATGCAAGTTGTACCTGCATCCTATGAGTGTACAATACACTTTAAAAAG GGAATGTTTGACAAACCGAATACCACAGGTTTTATTCACACTTCCCATTATCTCTTATCTGTGCATAATGcaaaacgatttaaaaaaatggTTACATGGCCAATTCTAAATAAGATGGATGAGAAAAGATACCGTATGGAAATAAGAGAATATTTTGCAGTTTTAGCAAACGAGAATCCAGATATAAATTTTCCATCAGTACTTATGTCACATTTGCTACAAGCAGGGGGAAAAAAGATTTTAATTCTTATGTGGAAAATATCAGAAATTAGCTTAAAAGCTTACATTAGTAAAacat GTAAAATTGAATTATTACAAGCTCCTAATATTGGTGATAGTAAGCACATAGTTCAAACATATTTTACCATTAAAAATATAGAGAAGGATAATACCATttctaaatttcataaaaacacAAAATTAAGTTTGAAATCCTTTGAACAGTACATgcg GTGTAACGCTATTGAGTTAATAAAAGTACAAACTGCTATttttgaagtaaaaagtaacATAGAGAAATTAATACCTAAACTTCCAGTAAATTCATTAATTGCAAAGCGATTAATAGATATTGATGATGCagaaattataaatt CATGGAAGAGAAGTGTTGctcaaaatattaaatttctaaaCCAAAAATATTTGAAGCTTAAGAAGCTACAGACTTTTAGTAGCAcattacaaaatttaatttcgAATTTATGTATAAACTGCATATTCCTTGATGGAAGAAATCTTCAAAAAATAAATAGTGAAACACTTTTGTTGTATTCAAGTAACAATATCCag CTTGGTAATGGATTATATATAAAAGGATGCTTAGTATTTAAAATCCTATTATCAAGATTTGATCAAATgctaaaacaaataaaatattatttaaaagtgGATAAGTCATCAGATTTATTAAATTGtgataaagaaataatacagcATTGTAAAAAAGTTAAATCTCTAGAAGAATCATTTGAAGAACTTATGAAACAAGTTTCTAATAACTTATATGATGTACAGCATAGTTTACAAAAAAAACCTATAAATTATACATTAGATgaagatatattaaattttatgggTTTAGACACAATTTTAAATTCACCAGAACTTAATTTATGTACTGAATATATATGGGAAGAAAAGATAGCAAATCAAATATTGGTCTCTCCAATAGAAG ggAAATATAAATACTTGTTTAAAAGACACAAATGCAATATTCCGTTTGGAAGACCAACAAGATATCAAGTTAATGATAGCCTAGAGAGTGTCACACCAAACTGGGAATCTCCGCAAAAACAATTAGTATACCAAACAACCTCTGTTAATAGACTCAATGTTTCTCCAAAATATTCTAGATTATTTTCCACTAGTGATAGAAAGaagaattatttgaaaa ATAATAATGCAGCATCTACCCCAAATAGAAGCATAATACCAAAAAAATCTAGCATTCAAACTTCAAACACACAGCAGATAAATATAGATGCTGCAATTAAAGATATTTTTGATCTTTCTTGTAAAATTGCGGATGTTGTAGTTTCCATGTCTAAATCTTAA